In Cedecea neteri, a single genomic region encodes these proteins:
- the robA gene encoding MDR efflux pump AcrAB transcriptional activator RobA — protein sequence MDQAGIIRDLLSWLEGHLDQPLALDNVAAKAGYSKWHLQRMFKEVTGHAIGAYIRARRLSKSAVALRLTARPILDIALQYRFDSQQTFTRAFKKQFAQTPALYRRSPDWSAFGMRPPLRLGEFTPPQAHFITMPETHLVGVTQSYSCTLEQISDFRNEMRIQFWTQFLGNSPTIPRVLYGLHEPRPSSEKDDEQEVFYTTALTPELANGFLPDSHPVVLEGGDYVQFNYEGLGTGLQDFILTVYGTCMPSLNLTRRKGQDIERFYPQDETRDQDVPMHIRCEYLIPVRR from the coding sequence ATGGATCAGGCTGGGATCATTCGCGATCTTCTTAGCTGGCTGGAGGGCCACCTCGACCAGCCTCTCGCCCTTGATAATGTGGCGGCAAAGGCAGGTTATTCCAAGTGGCATTTACAACGGATGTTTAAAGAGGTTACCGGGCACGCTATTGGTGCCTATATTCGCGCCCGCCGACTCTCCAAATCCGCCGTTGCTCTGCGCCTGACTGCGCGCCCTATTCTCGACATTGCGCTTCAGTACCGCTTTGACTCGCAGCAGACGTTTACCCGCGCGTTTAAAAAGCAGTTTGCTCAAACGCCGGCGCTCTACCGTCGTTCTCCTGACTGGAGCGCTTTCGGTATGCGCCCACCGCTGCGTCTCGGCGAGTTTACGCCACCGCAGGCCCACTTCATCACGATGCCGGAAACGCATCTGGTTGGGGTGACGCAAAGCTACAGCTGCACGCTGGAGCAAATCTCCGATTTCCGTAATGAGATGCGCATCCAGTTCTGGACACAGTTCCTCGGCAACTCACCGACCATCCCGCGGGTGTTATACGGCCTGCATGAGCCTCGCCCAAGCTCGGAAAAAGACGACGAGCAGGAAGTCTTCTACACCACGGCGCTGACGCCGGAGCTGGCGAATGGTTTCCTGCCGGACTCGCATCCGGTGGTGCTGGAAGGTGGGGATTATGTGCAGTTTAACTATGAAGGGCTGGGCACCGGGCTGCAGGACTTTATCCTGACGGTTTATGGCACCTGCATGCCGTCACTCAACCTGACGCGCCGTAAAGGTCAGGACATCGAGCGTTTCTATCCTCAGGATGAAACGCGGGATCAGGACGTGCCGATGCATATCCGTTGTGAATACCTGATCCCGGTTCGCCGTTAA
- the creA gene encoding protein CreA, whose protein sequence is MKYKALALCSALLAVSYGASAEQIGSVDTVFKVFGPDHKIVVEAFDDPDVKNVTCYISRAKTGGIKGGLGLAEDTSDAAISCQQVGPVELSDKIKAGKAQGDVVFQKRTSLVFKKLQVVRFYDAKRNALAYLAYSDRVVEGSPKNAISAVPIIPWNK, encoded by the coding sequence ATGAAATATAAAGCTTTAGCACTTTGCAGTGCGCTTCTGGCCGTAAGCTACGGCGCGAGCGCGGAGCAGATCGGCTCGGTGGATACCGTGTTTAAAGTCTTTGGCCCTGACCACAAGATTGTCGTCGAAGCGTTTGACGATCCTGATGTGAAGAATGTGACCTGTTATATCAGCCGCGCAAAAACCGGAGGTATCAAGGGCGGCCTCGGATTAGCGGAAGACACGTCTGATGCGGCCATTTCCTGCCAGCAGGTTGGCCCGGTTGAGCTCAGCGACAAGATAAAAGCAGGTAAAGCGCAGGGCGATGTGGTGTTCCAAAAGCGAACTTCGTTGGTGTTTAAAAAGCTGCAAGTAGTGCGTTTCTATGATGCGAAGCGTAATGCGCTAGCCTACCTTGCCTACTCTGACCGCGTTGTTGAAGGCTCGCCGAAGAACGCCATCAGTGCGGTGCCGATTATTCCGTGGAATAAATAA
- a CDS encoding LysR substrate-binding domain-containing protein encodes MQIEPLPPLNTLIAFECVARYGNISRAAEELNLTQSATSRQILQLEEMLGCKLFTRTQRRVLLTPRGEAYAERVRQQLAALSHATAEVMGWTGLPQVTIACTSAMSSLWLSSRLSALHRELPDLQIRMKITDNFAELRSSEFDLAIFYLRSVPVGFHATPLFDEVCYPMCSPAFLSRIGSDAPAEALLQHTLLIQDDPQREWTGWSDWFASQNVLSFVPRQTWRANNYPFLVETAVRGDGILLGWEGLVQDYLNRGELVAAHSGKLAAASKCFLLIPQDRYMKPVVRHVMSWLQRQPLAE; translated from the coding sequence ATGCAAATCGAGCCTCTACCGCCCCTGAATACCCTTATCGCCTTCGAATGCGTGGCCCGCTATGGCAACATTTCTCGTGCGGCGGAGGAGCTGAACCTGACGCAAAGCGCCACCAGCCGGCAAATTCTGCAGCTGGAAGAGATGCTCGGCTGCAAGCTCTTTACCCGAACCCAGCGGCGAGTGCTTCTTACGCCACGCGGGGAAGCTTATGCCGAGCGGGTCAGGCAGCAGCTGGCGGCCCTGTCGCACGCCACGGCGGAAGTTATGGGCTGGACCGGGCTACCCCAGGTCACAATCGCCTGTACCAGCGCCATGAGTTCTCTGTGGCTGTCATCCCGGCTTTCCGCCCTGCATCGTGAACTGCCAGATTTACAGATTCGCATGAAAATTACCGATAACTTCGCCGAACTGCGCTCATCGGAATTTGATCTGGCGATTTTTTACCTGCGAAGCGTACCTGTCGGCTTTCATGCCACGCCGCTCTTCGATGAAGTCTGCTACCCCATGTGCTCCCCGGCTTTTCTGTCACGCATTGGTTCGGACGCACCGGCGGAAGCGCTGCTGCAGCACACGCTGCTGATTCAGGACGATCCGCAGCGGGAGTGGACCGGCTGGAGCGACTGGTTTGCTTCACAAAATGTTTTGAGCTTTGTGCCCCGGCAAACCTGGCGAGCCAATAACTATCCGTTTTTGGTGGAGACGGCGGTGCGCGGCGACGGGATATTACTCGGCTGGGAAGGGCTGGTGCAGGATTATCTTAACCGGGGAGAGCTTGTCGCGGCGCACTCCGGAAAGCTGGCCGCCGCCAGTAAATGTTTCCTGCTTATCCCCCAGGATCGCTACATGAAGCCGGTTGTTCGCCATGTGATGAGCTGGCTGCAGCGTCAACCTTTGGCGGAATAA
- a CDS encoding CBU_0592 family membrane protein, whose translation MELHTLVGLIGVFCYLLAYALVQMRRLSIDSNGYACLNIAGCVGGLYSLSHDFNLASVISQSMWLVFTLIGMHTSYRRRGAMKNKIPPLDLETINKPKD comes from the coding sequence GTGGAACTGCATACCCTTGTAGGTTTAATTGGCGTGTTTTGTTACCTGCTGGCATACGCGCTGGTTCAAATGCGAAGGCTATCAATAGATTCAAATGGTTATGCCTGTCTTAACATCGCAGGCTGCGTGGGCGGGCTGTATTCCCTCAGCCATGACTTTAATTTAGCATCGGTAATATCACAGTCGATGTGGCTGGTTTTCACGCTTATAGGTATGCATACTTCTTATCGCCGTCGTGGTGCGATGAAAAATAAAATACCGCCACTGGACTTAGAGACAATAAATAAACCAAAGGATTAA
- a CDS encoding ABC transporter substrate-binding protein has translation MKDDRSDEKKYLQGVSMSRRSFINTAALIGMGSALSLSPLAGFAAEATPKKGGVLKLGMSGGNTSDSLDPTLFSDWVPLNQAYMLMNGLVEIDENNQAAPELLESWEAKPGAQEWTFKVRQGVTFHNGKALTVEDILYSINLHRGDQSRSAIKTQLAAIKDLKKSGENEITLTLDSGNADLPFLLADYHLVVVPDGFTDWKHPIGTGGFVFDQYQPGVRSYFKRNPNYWKPNRAFVDAVEVLVINDATARTNALISGQVHAINRVDFKTVDFLKRSPALNIVRAAGGQHFTFLMDCRVAPFNNNDVRTAIKYGIDREKLLATVLRGYGTLGNDHPIPKTDRFFNKSLEQRAYDPDKAKFFLKKAGLSALPLELSSSDAAFAGALDAAALFQGEAAAAGIQVSIKRQPADSYWDDVWMKAPFSMGYWGGRPTADQMFSTAWQSTAKWNDTHWKNDKFDSLLIQARSLLDDQKRAEIYGELQSIARDDGGAMIPLFGDYLDATSKKVGGVKPHPLFNFMGGRLAERVWLES, from the coding sequence ATGAAAGACGATCGTTCAGACGAAAAAAAATACCTGCAAGGCGTGAGCATGAGCCGCCGTTCATTTATCAATACGGCGGCGCTGATTGGTATGGGCAGTGCGTTATCGCTGTCACCGCTGGCAGGTTTTGCTGCCGAAGCAACGCCTAAAAAAGGGGGCGTACTGAAGCTGGGCATGTCGGGCGGCAATACCAGCGATTCTCTGGATCCCACGCTCTTTAGCGACTGGGTGCCGCTGAACCAGGCATACATGCTGATGAACGGCCTGGTGGAAATTGATGAGAATAACCAGGCCGCGCCGGAACTGCTGGAAAGCTGGGAAGCGAAGCCGGGTGCGCAGGAGTGGACCTTTAAAGTGCGTCAGGGCGTGACCTTCCACAATGGCAAGGCGCTTACGGTGGAAGACATTCTTTACTCGATTAATCTCCACCGTGGCGACCAGTCGCGTAGCGCGATTAAAACGCAGCTGGCAGCCATCAAAGATCTGAAGAAGAGCGGTGAGAACGAAATTACCCTGACGCTGGACAGCGGCAACGCCGACTTGCCGTTCCTGCTGGCGGACTACCACCTCGTTGTGGTACCGGACGGCTTTACCGACTGGAAACACCCGATTGGCACCGGTGGCTTCGTCTTTGACCAGTACCAGCCGGGCGTGCGTTCCTACTTTAAGCGTAACCCTAATTACTGGAAGCCAAACCGCGCGTTTGTGGACGCTGTTGAAGTGCTGGTCATCAATGATGCGACCGCGCGTACCAACGCCCTTATTTCGGGCCAGGTACACGCCATCAACCGCGTGGACTTTAAAACCGTCGATTTCCTGAAGCGCAGCCCGGCGCTGAACATTGTGCGGGCGGCTGGCGGGCAGCATTTCACCTTCCTGATGGACTGCCGCGTAGCGCCGTTCAACAACAATGACGTTCGGACGGCGATTAAATACGGCATCGATCGCGAGAAATTACTGGCCACCGTGCTGCGGGGTTACGGCACGCTGGGCAACGATCATCCGATCCCGAAAACCGATCGCTTCTTCAATAAAAGCCTGGAGCAGCGCGCCTACGATCCTGACAAGGCTAAGTTCTTCCTGAAAAAAGCCGGACTAAGCGCACTGCCGCTCGAACTGTCGTCCTCTGACGCTGCCTTTGCCGGGGCGCTGGACGCCGCCGCATTGTTCCAGGGCGAAGCCGCGGCGGCAGGGATTCAGGTCAGCATCAAACGCCAGCCGGCGGACAGCTACTGGGATGACGTCTGGATGAAAGCGCCGTTTAGCATGGGCTACTGGGGCGGCCGTCCAACCGCGGATCAGATGTTCTCCACCGCCTGGCAGTCCACCGCCAAATGGAATGATACCCACTGGAAGAACGACAAATTCGACAGCCTGTTGATTCAGGCGCGATCGCTGCTTGATGACCAAAAGCGGGCAGAGATTTACGGCGAGCTGCAAAGCATTGCCCGGGATGACGGCGGCGCGATGATCCCGCTGTTTGGCGACTATCTGGATGCCACCAGCAAAAAAGTTGGCGGCGTGAAACCTCATCCACTCTTCAACTTCATGGGTGGCCGCCTGGCTGAACGCGTCTGGCTGGAGTCGTAA
- a CDS encoding ABC transporter permease, with protein sequence MKKQILHRLLLGVLTLWLVSVLIFVGTELLPGDVASAILGQNGTPETIAALRLQLGLDQPAVYRYLHWLSGVLHGDLGTSLANNQPIGAELLPRLANTLFLAVYAALIAIPLAVVLGIASAVWRGSWFDRLANTLTLMSISVPEFFVGYVLVIFFAIRLAWFPSLALVDPDASLLDRLYACTLPMLTLVLVVLAHMLRMTRASVGAVMSSSYIETALLKGLSRWRIVLSHALPNALAPIINVIAFNLAYLVVGVILVEVVFVYPGIGQLMVDAVTKRDLPVVQACGLLFGGTYILLNTAADLLAIWCNPRLRHAR encoded by the coding sequence ATGAAAAAACAGATCCTTCATCGTTTATTGCTGGGCGTGCTGACGCTGTGGCTGGTTTCGGTTCTGATCTTCGTCGGCACCGAGCTGCTGCCCGGCGACGTGGCGAGCGCCATCCTCGGCCAAAACGGCACGCCGGAAACCATCGCCGCGCTGCGTCTGCAGCTTGGCCTGGATCAGCCGGCGGTTTATCGCTATCTGCACTGGTTATCCGGCGTGCTGCACGGTGACCTGGGCACTTCGCTTGCCAACAACCAGCCTATTGGCGCCGAGCTGCTGCCTCGCCTGGCGAACACGCTATTCCTCGCGGTGTATGCCGCGCTGATCGCGATTCCGTTAGCTGTGGTATTGGGCATTGCTTCTGCGGTATGGCGTGGTTCCTGGTTTGACCGGCTGGCGAACACCCTAACGCTGATGAGCATCTCCGTGCCGGAGTTTTTTGTCGGCTACGTGCTGGTGATCTTCTTTGCCATTCGCCTGGCCTGGTTCCCCAGCCTCGCGCTGGTCGACCCGGATGCCAGCCTGCTCGACAGGCTGTATGCCTGCACGTTGCCAATGCTGACGCTGGTGTTAGTGGTGCTGGCGCACATGCTACGCATGACGCGCGCTTCTGTCGGCGCGGTGATGTCCAGCAGCTACATCGAAACGGCGCTGCTAAAAGGGCTTTCGCGCTGGCGCATTGTGCTGAGCCACGCCTTGCCCAACGCACTCGCGCCAATCATTAACGTGATTGCTTTTAACCTGGCCTATCTGGTGGTGGGCGTGATCCTGGTTGAGGTGGTCTTTGTCTATCCGGGCATCGGGCAATTAATGGTGGATGCGGTGACAAAACGAGATTTGCCGGTAGTACAGGCCTGTGGGCTGCTGTTTGGCGGGACCTATATTCTGCTGAATACGGCGGCAGATCTGCTGGCCATCTGGTGTAACCCACGACTACGGCATGCGAGGTAG
- a CDS encoding ABC transporter permease yields MKNIKIRTVPLSAILGLTIIAVNLIAALFAPWLAPHSETAQVGDIWMLPSSSMPFGTDSLGRDMLSRILFGARTTIAIALAITSISFVVGIITGFTAAIYGRWVDVVLTRIVDTLMSIPVLILALIVLSVLGTSIPVLVGTIALLDATRVFRLARLVAQGIVCLEYVEAARLRGEGLWWIVRKEFLPNAMPPLLAEFGMRFCFTFLFIAGLSFLGLGIQPPWADWGSMVRDNAQAINFGQFAPLYPAAAIALLTIGVNLVVDWLLVRNNLSLGEEG; encoded by the coding sequence ATGAAAAATATCAAAATTCGCACGGTGCCGCTGTCAGCAATATTGGGTTTGACCATTATTGCCGTCAATTTGATTGCCGCGCTTTTTGCGCCCTGGCTGGCGCCGCACAGCGAAACGGCTCAGGTGGGTGACATCTGGATGCTGCCGTCCAGTTCGATGCCGTTTGGCACCGACAGCCTGGGGCGTGACATGCTGTCGCGCATCCTGTTTGGTGCCCGAACCACCATTGCGATTGCGCTGGCGATCACCTCTATTTCGTTTGTGGTGGGCATTATTACCGGTTTTACCGCCGCGATTTACGGGCGCTGGGTGGATGTCGTGCTGACCCGTATTGTGGATACTCTGATGTCGATCCCGGTGCTGATCCTGGCGCTGATCGTCCTGTCCGTGCTGGGGACCTCTATTCCGGTGCTGGTCGGAACCATTGCGCTGTTGGACGCGACTCGCGTTTTCCGTCTTGCTCGTCTGGTCGCGCAGGGGATCGTCTGCCTTGAATACGTAGAAGCGGCGCGCCTGCGTGGGGAAGGGCTGTGGTGGATCGTCCGTAAAGAGTTTCTGCCTAACGCGATGCCGCCGTTGCTGGCGGAATTCGGCATGCGCTTCTGCTTTACCTTCCTGTTTATTGCCGGGCTGAGTTTCCTTGGGTTGGGTATTCAGCCACCGTGGGCGGACTGGGGCAGCATGGTGCGCGACAACGCGCAGGCCATCAACTTTGGCCAGTTTGCTCCGCTGTACCCCGCTGCTGCGATTGCTCTGCTGACGATCGGCGTCAACCTGGTGGTCGACTGGTTGCTGGTGCGTAATAACCTTTCGCTGGGAGAAGAGGGATGA
- a CDS encoding ABC transporter ATP-binding protein, whose amino-acid sequence MTQPILQMRDLRIETEQGLPLVKGVSLRLMPGEVLGLIGESGAGKSTIGLAALGYARPGCRIAGGEVLVAGQNIVALSSKEKREFRGKRVAYVAQSAAAAFNPALTIGKQVCEGPLRHGLMSPEEAQSWAVTLFKALDLPEPETIGQRYPHQLSGGQLQRAMAAMAMSCKPDVLVMDEPTTALDVTTQIEVLVMLRKLVREFNTAALYITHDLAVVAQIADRIMVLRQGSEVECGSTADILQNPAESYTQRLVSERAHALTPVHAESKPEGQLLALNNLSTGYNGKTVVHNVSLSIAKGETMAIIGESGSGKSTLARALCGLLTDTKGSVTFADKVLANRYQQRDKETLRRIQMIYQLPDVALNPRQTVLEAIGRPVAFYFGLDKQQVRARVLELLKLTELPDYLIDRYPGSLSGGQKQRVCIARALAAKPDLIICDEATSALDPLVAEEVLKLLRNLQEQLGLSYLFITHDLSTVKRIAQQVAVMYQGNVVAQGPTAQVFSAPMHSYTEKLLTSVPEMRPSWLDEVLGQRQLNAMAGAS is encoded by the coding sequence ATGACACAACCGATTTTACAGATGCGTGATTTACGCATTGAAACCGAGCAGGGGCTGCCGCTGGTGAAAGGCGTCTCTCTCAGACTGATGCCCGGTGAAGTGCTGGGCTTGATTGGCGAGTCTGGCGCGGGGAAATCAACTATCGGTCTTGCGGCCCTGGGTTATGCCCGACCTGGCTGTCGGATCGCGGGCGGTGAAGTGCTGGTGGCCGGGCAAAACATTGTTGCCCTGTCCAGCAAAGAGAAGCGCGAGTTTCGCGGTAAGCGCGTGGCCTATGTGGCGCAGAGCGCCGCCGCCGCGTTCAACCCGGCGCTGACCATCGGCAAGCAGGTTTGTGAAGGGCCGCTTCGCCATGGCCTGATGAGCCCGGAAGAAGCCCAGAGCTGGGCCGTAACGCTGTTTAAAGCGCTGGATCTCCCGGAACCTGAAACGATCGGCCAGCGCTATCCGCATCAGCTCTCGGGCGGGCAACTGCAGAGAGCAATGGCGGCGATGGCGATGTCCTGCAAGCCGGACGTTCTCGTGATGGATGAACCGACCACCGCGCTGGATGTGACGACGCAAATCGAAGTGCTGGTGATGCTGCGCAAACTGGTCAGAGAGTTTAACACCGCCGCGCTGTATATCACTCACGATCTGGCGGTTGTCGCACAGATTGCCGACCGCATTATGGTGCTGCGACAGGGGAGCGAAGTGGAATGCGGCAGCACCGCCGATATCCTGCAGAACCCAGCTGAAAGTTACACGCAGCGGCTGGTGTCAGAACGCGCCCACGCTTTAACTCCGGTTCATGCCGAAAGTAAACCTGAAGGCCAGCTTCTGGCGCTGAATAATCTCTCGACGGGCTACAACGGAAAGACTGTCGTCCACAATGTCTCCCTCAGCATTGCCAAAGGAGAAACGATGGCCATTATTGGCGAGTCCGGGAGCGGAAAGAGTACGCTGGCCCGGGCACTCTGCGGCCTGCTGACTGATACAAAAGGCAGCGTGACCTTCGCCGACAAGGTGCTGGCCAACCGCTATCAGCAGCGTGATAAAGAGACGCTGCGCCGTATCCAGATGATCTATCAGTTGCCTGATGTAGCGCTTAACCCGAGGCAAACCGTGTTGGAGGCGATTGGCCGCCCGGTAGCGTTCTATTTTGGTCTTGATAAACAGCAGGTTCGCGCGCGGGTTCTGGAACTCCTGAAACTGACTGAACTCCCTGATTATCTGATTGATCGCTATCCAGGCTCGCTTTCCGGGGGCCAGAAGCAGCGCGTGTGTATTGCGCGAGCGCTGGCCGCGAAGCCCGACCTGATTATCTGCGATGAGGCCACTTCCGCGCTGGACCCGCTGGTGGCGGAAGAAGTGCTGAAATTGCTGAGAAATCTGCAGGAACAGCTGGGGCTGTCTTACCTGTTTATTACCCACGACCTGAGCACGGTAAAACGCATTGCTCAGCAGGTTGCGGTGATGTATCAGGGCAACGTCGTCGCGCAGGGCCCGACCGCGCAGGTATTCAGCGCGCCAATGCACAGCTATACCGAAAAACTGCTGACTTCCGTGCCGGAAATGCGCCCTTCCTGGCTGGATGAGGTGCTGGGTCAGCGTCAGTTAAATGCGATGGCAGGAGCTTCATGA
- a CDS encoding CocE/NonD family hydrolase: MKTLITQFPHSVSVTEHLWIVLKDGTRLAARMWLPLSASQQPVPAILEYIPYRKRDGTRTRDEPMHGYFAGNGYAVLRVDMRGSGDSDGLMADEYLLQEQEDALEVIDWISRQPWCNGAVGMMGKSWGGFNCLQLAARRPPALKAIITVCSTDDRYNDDIHYKGGCLLNDNLWWGGIMLAYQSRPQDPELVGEGWYQAWLNRLENMPFFPALWMEHPLKDDYWKHGSVGEDWQAITCPVMAVGGWADSYSNAVFRLMDNLNVPRKAILGPWAHIYPQDGSPTPAIGFLQEAVSWWDRWLKQVDNDVLDGPRVQAWLNDSQRPDSQRPQAFGEWIAIENDTDAETFPQRWHLQPGRLATSPLADEYRQDIRSVQNHGLFAGEWMGAGVLGESPSDQRMDDGLAESFDSAPLSESLAIYGFPQFDVTLSSDKPAAMLYVRLSDVAPDGASTRVSHGWVNLSHLQGQEQNVALVPGEKVNVTVQLDGIAWRFAAGHRLRVSLATTFWPMIWPMAENATLSVDLASAQLQLPVCREVKLIAGPNPHPETAANTPLTILSPGRVDRELRYDVVKDSWQSITQGVGGVFGEGVYRFDDINTTVDHSLRRQLTVQNSDPLSAHYLLTQNMKIGREGWWTDTDIVLELRSDLTHFIVSGKMTVQHNGDVVFTRDWNERISR, encoded by the coding sequence ATGAAAACTCTTATTACGCAATTCCCCCACAGCGTGAGCGTGACGGAACATTTGTGGATTGTTTTGAAAGACGGAACCCGGCTGGCCGCGCGTATGTGGCTGCCTTTGTCGGCTTCGCAGCAGCCGGTACCCGCTATTCTGGAGTACATTCCCTATCGCAAGCGCGACGGAACGCGTACCCGGGATGAGCCGATGCACGGCTATTTTGCCGGCAATGGCTATGCGGTGCTGCGGGTTGACATGCGCGGCAGCGGTGATTCTGATGGGCTGATGGCCGATGAATATCTCCTGCAAGAGCAGGAAGATGCGCTGGAGGTGATCGACTGGATCAGCCGTCAGCCCTGGTGCAACGGCGCCGTGGGCATGATGGGGAAATCCTGGGGAGGGTTTAACTGCCTGCAATTGGCGGCGCGCCGTCCTCCGGCGCTGAAAGCCATTATCACCGTTTGCTCGACGGACGATCGCTACAACGACGATATCCACTACAAAGGCGGCTGCCTGCTGAATGACAATTTGTGGTGGGGCGGCATTATGTTGGCCTACCAAAGTCGCCCACAGGACCCGGAGCTGGTCGGGGAAGGCTGGTATCAGGCCTGGCTGAATCGCCTTGAAAATATGCCTTTCTTCCCGGCGCTGTGGATGGAACACCCGCTGAAAGATGATTACTGGAAGCACGGCTCGGTGGGGGAAGACTGGCAGGCCATCACCTGCCCGGTGATGGCGGTGGGCGGCTGGGCTGACTCCTACAGCAACGCGGTTTTCCGCCTGATGGATAACCTGAACGTTCCGCGTAAAGCTATTCTTGGTCCGTGGGCGCATATTTACCCACAGGATGGTTCGCCCACGCCGGCCATCGGTTTTCTGCAGGAAGCCGTAAGCTGGTGGGATCGCTGGTTGAAACAGGTCGATAACGACGTGCTGGATGGCCCGCGCGTACAGGCCTGGCTCAACGACAGCCAGCGACCTGATTCGCAGCGGCCGCAGGCCTTTGGGGAGTGGATTGCTATTGAGAACGATACGGATGCTGAAACCTTCCCTCAGCGCTGGCACTTGCAGCCTGGTCGGCTGGCGACATCGCCTTTAGCCGATGAATACCGGCAGGATATCCGTAGCGTGCAGAACCACGGGTTGTTCGCCGGAGAGTGGATGGGCGCTGGCGTGCTGGGGGAAAGCCCGAGCGATCAGCGGATGGACGACGGACTGGCAGAAAGTTTCGACAGCGCCCCGCTGAGCGAAAGTCTGGCGATTTACGGTTTCCCGCAGTTTGACGTCACGCTTTCCAGCGATAAACCTGCGGCCATGCTGTATGTCCGCCTGTCAGACGTTGCGCCTGATGGGGCTTCGACCCGCGTCAGCCACGGTTGGGTAAATCTGAGCCATCTGCAGGGGCAGGAGCAGAACGTCGCGTTGGTGCCCGGCGAAAAGGTCAACGTCACCGTGCAGCTGGATGGCATCGCCTGGCGCTTTGCTGCCGGGCATCGGCTACGGGTTTCTCTCGCGACTACCTTCTGGCCGATGATTTGGCCGATGGCCGAAAATGCGACGCTTAGCGTTGATCTGGCCAGTGCTCAGCTGCAATTGCCGGTTTGCAGGGAAGTTAAGCTGATTGCCGGCCCTAATCCTCATCCTGAAACGGCAGCCAATACGCCGCTGACTATTCTCTCTCCGGGGCGGGTCGACCGCGAACTGCGCTATGACGTGGTGAAAGACAGCTGGCAGAGCATCACTCAGGGCGTGGGCGGTGTTTTTGGCGAGGGCGTGTATCGGTTTGATGATATCAATACCACCGTCGATCATAGCCTCAGACGTCAGCTGACCGTGCAGAACAGCGATCCTCTCTCGGCGCATTACCTGCTGACTCAGAACATGAAAATCGGCCGGGAAGGCTGGTGGACGGATACGGATATTGTGCTGGAGTTGCGCAGTGACCTGACGCATTTTATCGTCAGTGGAAAGATGACGGTTCAACACAACGGCGACGTGGTCTTTACCCGGGACTGGAATGAACGCATTTCCCGCTGA
- the arcA gene encoding two-component system response regulator ArcA: MQTPHILIVEDELVTRNTLKSIFEAEGYDVFEATDGAEMHQILADNDINLVIMDINLPGKNGLLLARELREQANVALMFLTGRDNEVDKILGLEIGADDYITKPFNPRELTIRARNLLSRTMNLGAISEERRSVESYKFNGWELDINSRSLVSPNGEQYKLPRSEFRAMLHFCENPGKIQSRAELLKKMTGRELKPHDRTVDVTIRRIRKHFESTPDTPEIIATIHGEGYRFCGDLQE; the protein is encoded by the coding sequence ATGCAGACCCCGCACATTCTTATCGTCGAAGACGAATTAGTAACACGCAACACGCTTAAAAGCATTTTTGAAGCGGAAGGCTATGATGTTTTTGAAGCGACCGATGGCGCAGAGATGCATCAAATCCTTGCCGATAATGACATTAACCTCGTCATTATGGATATCAACCTGCCGGGTAAAAACGGCCTGCTGCTGGCGCGCGAATTGCGCGAGCAGGCTAACGTGGCGCTGATGTTCCTGACGGGCCGTGACAACGAAGTAGACAAGATTCTCGGTCTTGAAATCGGTGCGGATGACTACATCACCAAACCTTTCAACCCGCGTGAACTGACTATTCGTGCACGCAACCTGCTGTCCCGCACCATGAATTTAGGGGCCATCAGCGAAGAACGTCGTTCCGTTGAAAGCTATAAATTCAACGGCTGGGAGCTGGACATCAACAGCCGCTCTCTGGTTAGCCCGAACGGAGAACAGTATAAGCTGCCGCGCAGTGAATTCCGTGCGATGCTGCACTTCTGTGAAAACCCGGGCAAAATTCAGTCTCGTGCCGAGCTGCTGAAGAAAATGACCGGTCGCGAGCTGAAGCCGCATGACCGTACTGTCGATGTTACTATCCGCCGCATTCGTAAACATTTCGAATCCACGCCGGATACGCCAGAAATCATCGCCACCATTCACGGCGAAGGCTATCGTTTCTGCGGCGATCTGCAGGAATAA
- the yjjY gene encoding protein YjjY, which yields MTKVRNCVLDALSINVNNIISLVVGAFPLDPTVSKTAVILTILTAT from the coding sequence ATGACTAAAGTACGTAATTGCGTTCTTGATGCACTTTCCATCAACGTCAACAACATCATTAGCTTGGTCGTGGGTGCTTTCCCTTTGGACCCGACGGTGTCAAAAACGGCTGTTATCCTAACCATTTTAACAGCAACATAA